The Toxorhynchites rutilus septentrionalis strain SRP chromosome 3, ASM2978413v1, whole genome shotgun sequence genome includes a region encoding these proteins:
- the LOC129774580 gene encoding uncharacterized protein LOC129774580, which translates to MSLLNKVHCSFELLIKKSCFKNLVPDNVRTISKMSKTRRTGQSNLETEMAEEDPNKTGYNCARCSRPDHAESKMVFCDQCESWYHYGCVGVSSPVKDDDDWMCPDCRKSGDEIRSEGASVGQNASVGTEVTDPDQEDQEMAVAMKAIELERERMKKRQTQKLKYAQMQLELEKEKLEMQWYTEKKILEMKIKAQAEFNHKRDAERKKLQQEYDQLIREGSREEKKVQREKNVKKNVAVEKKEELISTEEFYDGNVSNSTPVMQAGPSGVKGVQASIVKQSDANAHSEDSSGSEYESEGEKEIRNKSENVIRSGPSKAQLSARQFLSRKLPPFSGRPEEWPLFFSSYQTSTDACGFSNLENLARLQESLKGAARDVVSSRLLLPDAVPQVMEMLRMLYGRPEQLLDSLLLKVRKADPPKSEKLASFITFGVIVQQLCDHLESTNLEDHLVNPMLIRELVEKLPAGTKIDWIRYKRQATKVTLRTLADFLSDLVSAASEVVNYVDTSQVSGSRVDKIKNKSKEQESYVHAHSGFDGAVVNKTQGRTPCVMCGQTNHRLRNCENFRLLSVPQRWEAVKKWELCQICLNAHGKAKCKLNIRCTIGNCSKLHNSLLHSAEIQSSCNTHSDFSKDSILFRMVPVRIFNGDVSVTTIAFLDEGSSYSLVDSSLTRKLKCSGPTQPLRVTWTAGVSRLEKYSQRLQLTIAARDSNEKFVLRDVHSVNNLKLPTQSMNFTDVAGKYRHLKGLPVTDYALSTPMLLIGLKHIEFFAPIESRIGQPGEPIAVRSKLGWTVYGPQGTNREAGFVGQHSCIGLSNEELHDLLKSQYALDEKGGSVKIMPESEEDRKAREILEKRTVRVGDRFVTGLLWNEENPTFPDSLPMALRRMKSLEKKLSMNPELEEAVRQQIVQYQVKGYCHKATKEELISTKPENVWYLPLNVVLNPKKPGKVRLVWDAAAEVKGVSLNSMLLKGPDYLTSLPSVINKFREHRVGFGGDIREMFHQLQIRSEDKQAQRFVFENEVYVMDCAIFGASCSPSAAMYVKDRNARDFCEQFPEASDAIINRHYVDDYFDSSDTVEEAVQRASEVKLIHSKGGFEIRNWVSNSPAFLEQMGEKEKNQAILLDSANPERVLGIVWNTTDDAFTFTTKMQDKLMPYLYDGKVPTKRVVLSCIMSLFDPLGLLTPFTCFAKVLIQLLWRMGCEWDQDIEGEALEEWRQWTRHLGVVESVKIPRHYFGDALSLDYSSLQLHIFADASEKAYGCVGYFRIMAGGIPRCTMVQAKAKVAPLKQVSIPRLELMAAVLGCRLADTIRENHSLTVKQVFYWTDSRTVHSWIVSDQRKYKAFVAFRIGEIISRSQPSEWRWVPTKVNVAEQLTKWNKGPQLGSDSSWFQGPQFLRRPEPEWPLPQPKPPNVEEEMRAAFLLHDIEVQSTLVDVLRFSKWNVLVRTLACVKRFIDNLRAKREGKAIEVVPASQKVRASILKKLSIIEKPLDRDEYQFAESCLFKLAQVEAYPDEVRTLIKSRQAEGPVRCNMEKNSPLYKVSPILDELDVIRMEGRLAAAEFLPFELRYPIVLPKGHQITRKLLDHYHQKYGHAGRETLTNEIRQRFYVSHLRAEVRKVVDNCVWCKTRNCKPKAQRMAPLPVQRVTPNLRPFSFTGVDFFGPLLVTVGRRVEKRWVALFTCLVTRAIHLEVAHSLSSQACLMAIRRFACRRGMPTEFFSDNGTNFVAASKEVIQTIVIRCKEAFTDARTRWNFNPPAAPHMGGAWERLVRSAKEALSALDDGRKLTDEVLLTVLTEAEDAINSRPLTYMPQESDTDEALSPNHFLRGYPPGGAESYVVPVNEAEALRDSYKRSQLLAEKLWQRWLLEYLPFINKRTKWYVDREPIKPGVVVYIADSENRKTWVRGVVEEVVKGIDGRVRQAVVRTTKGVYKRPVTRLAVPEFEVCKSGYNP; encoded by the coding sequence atgtcattattAAATAAAGTTCATTGCAGTTTTGAGctgctgataaaaaaaagttgcttCAAAAATCTAGTTCCAGACAACGTCCGAACAATCTCAAAAATGAGTAAAACTCGACGTACGGGACAATCTAACCTCGAAACTGAGATGGCAGAAGAGGATCCAAACAAGACGGGGTACAACTGTGCGCGTTGCTCTCGTCCGGATCATGCCGAAAGTAAGATGGTGTTTTGCGATCAATGTGAGAGCTGGTACCACTACGGTTGTGTCGGTGTGTCATCACCGGtaaaagatgatgatgattggATGTGCCCTGACTGTCGTAAATCTGGCGACGAAATAAGATCAGAGGGTGCCAGTGTTGGACAGAATGCTAGTGTCGGTACTGAAGTGACGGATCCCGATCAGGAAGATCAAGAGATGGCAGTAGCCATGAAAGCGATAGAGCTGGAGAGGGAACGTATGAAGAAACGACAGACGCAGAAATTGAAATATGCCCAAATGCAGCTAGAGCTGGAAAAAGAGAAACTTGAGATGCAATGGTACACTGAGAAGAAGATCCTGGAAATGAAAATTAAGGCGCAAGCGGAATTCAACCACAAGAGAGATGCCGAGCGCAAGAAGTTGCAGCAGGAATATGATCAGCTAATCAGAGAAGGGTCCCGAGAAGAAAAAAAGGTGCAGCGGGAGAAGAATGTGAAGAAAAACGTAGCTGTCGAAAAGAAAGAGGAATTAATAAGTACTGAAGAGTTTTACGATGGCAACGTTAGCAATTCAACTCCGGTCATGCAAGCTGGACCTTCAGGAGTAAAAGGCGTTCAGGCATCTATTGTAAAGCAGTCAGACGCCAACGCGCACAGCGAAGACAGCAGCGGTTCTGAGTACGAATCAGAGGGAGAAAAAGAAATTAGAAATAAATCCGAAAATGTCATTAGAAGTGGACCATCGAAAGCGCAGTTGTCAGCTCGACAGTTTTTGTCCCGAAAACTTCCACCGTTCTCTGGCCGACCAGAAGAGTGGCCTCTGTTTTTCAGTAGCTATCAGACGTCGACGGATGCATGCGGATTTTCAAATCTAGAAAATTTGGCCCGTCTTCAGGAGAGTTTGAAGGGAGCAGCGAGAGATGTGGTTAGTAGTCGTCTTCTACTACCAGACGCGGTGCCTCAAGTCATGGAAATGCTTCGTATGTTGTACGGACGGCCGGAGCAGCTTCTAGACTCTCTTTTGCTGAAAGTGCGTAAGGCTGATCCGCCAAAGTCTGAAAAATTAGCATCGTTTATCACGTTTGGAGTGATTGTTCAGCAGCTCTGCGATCACCTCGAATCGACGAACTTGGAAGACCATTTGGTGAACCCTATGCTCATCCGGGAATTGGTGGAAAAATTGCCAGCGGGTACGAAAATCGACTGGATACGGTACAAGCGGCAAGCGACGAAAGTGACGTTGCGAACATTAGCAGATTTCCTATCAGATTTAGTATCTGCTGCGAGCGAAGTGGTAAATTACGTTGATACGTCTCAAGTAAGTGGTAGTCGAGTTGATAAAATAAAGAACAAGAGTAAGGAACAGGAGAGTTACGTCCATGCACATAGTGGATTCGATGGTGCCGTTGTGAACAAGACGCAGGGTCGAACACCTTGCGTGATGTGTGGGCAGACAAATCATCGTCTGCGAAACTGTGAGAACTTTCGCCTACTTAGCGTACCACAGCGGTGGGAGGCGGTGAAGAAATGGGAATTGTGTCAAATCTGTCTCAACGCCCACGGTAAAGCGAAGTGCAAACTTAATATTCGTTGCACAATAGGAAATTGTTCGAAGCTCCACAACAGTCTGCTTCATTCTGCTGAGATCCAATCGAGCTGTAATACTCACAGTGACTTCTCCAAGGATTCGATTTTGTTCAGAATGGTGCCGGTTAGAATTTTTAACGGTGACGTAAGCGTTACAACAATAGCGTTTCTAGATGAGGGGTCATCGTATTCACTGGTAGACAGTTCGTTGACCAGAAAACTAAAGTGCAGCGGACCAACTCAGCCGCTCCGCGTCACGTGGACAGCTGGAGTCTCCAGATTGGAAAAATATTCTCAGAGACTACAGTTGACAATCGCGGCTCGCGACTCGAACGAAAAGTTCGTGCTTCGGGATGTACACAGCGTGAACAACCTGAAGCTGCCAACGCAGTCCATGAATTTCACTGACGTAGCCGGAAAGTATCGGCACTTGAAGGGGTTGCCTGTAACCGATTATGCTTTGTCAACACCGATGCTCCTGATCGGGCTTAAACATATTGAGTTTTTCGCACCAATAGAATCGCGTATCGGTCAACCAGGCGAACCGATCGCGGTTCGTTCGAAACTAGGCTGGACAGTTTACGGACCACAAGGGACAAATCGCGAAGCAGGTTTTGTGGGACAACATTCGTGTATAGGGTTATCAAATGAAGAGTTGCACGATCTTCTTAAATCGCAGTACGCCCTCGACGAAAAAGGGGGTTCAGTTAAAATAATGCCAGAATCTGAAGAAGACAGAAAGGCTCGAGAAATTTTGGAGAAACGAACAGTTCGGGTCGGCGATCGCTTCGTGACCGGACTGCTCTGGAATGAAGAGAACCCTACATTTCCAGATAGTTTGCCAATGGCACTGCGGCGCATGAAAAGTTTGGAGAAGAAATTATCGATGAATCCAGAACTGGAAGAGGCAGTAAGGCAGCAGATAGTTCAGTATCAGGTGAAAGGCTACTGTCACAAAGCAACGAAGGAGGAATTAATCTCAACAAAACCAGAAAATGTGTGGTACCTACCGTTGAACGTCGTCCTCAACCCAAAGAAACCGGGAAAAGTTCGGCTGGTATGGGATGCGGCAGCAGAAGTGAAAGGAGTCTCACTCAATTCCATGCTCCTGAAAGGACCGGACTACTTAACCTCCTTACCTTCAGTAATAAACAAATTCCGGGAACATCGCGTCGGATTTGGAGGTGACATCCGCGAGATGTTTCACCAGCTTCAAATACGATCGGAGGATAAACAAGCTCAGCGGTTCGTGTTCGAAAATGAAGTTTACGTAATGGACTGCGCCATTTTCGGAGCCAGTTGTTCTCCAAGTGCTGCAATGTACGTAAAGGATAGAAATGCTCGAGACTTTTGTGAACAGTTCCCAGAGGCTTCTGACGCAATTATTAACAGACATTACGTGGATGACTATTTCGATAGTAGCGACACCGTCGAAGAAGCGGTTCAGCGAGCGAGTGAGGTGAAATTGATCCATTCCAAGGGCGGTTTCGAGATCAGGAACTGGGTATCAAACTCCCCAGCTTTCCTGGAGCAGATGGGTGAAAAGGAGAAGAATCAGGCAATCCTCCTGGATTCAGCCAATCCCGAACGGGTGTTGGGGATAGTATGGAACACGACAGATGATGCTTTCACGTTCACCACCAAGATGCAGGATAAATTGATGCCGTACTTGTACGACGGAAAGGTACCAACGAAACGTGTTGTGCTTAGCTGCATCATGAGCCTCTTTGATCCACTAGGACTACTGACACCGTTCACATGTTTCGCAAAGGTGCTGATTCAACTTCTTTGGAGAATGGGTTGTGAATGGGATCAGGACATCGAAGGAGAAGCGCTGGAAGAATGGAGGCAATGGACGAGACACTTGGGTGTTGTGGAGTCGGTGAAGATCCCGCGACATTACTTCGGCGACGCTTTGTCTCTTGATTACTCGTCGTTGCAACTGCATATTTTCGCAGATGCCAGCGAAAAGGCTTACGGCTGCGTCGGATATTTTAGAATCATGGCTGGGGGAATTCCTCGGTGTACGATGGTGCAAGCGAAAGCAAAGGTGGCACCACTGAAGCAGGTATCGATCCCACGATTGGAGTTAATGGCGGCCGTGCTTGGTTGTCGATTAGCTGACACTATAAGAGAGAATCACAGCTTGACAGTGAAGCAAGTGTTCTACTGGACGGATTCGCGCACCGTCCATTCTTGGATAGTTTCCGATCAACGGAAATATAAGGCATTTGTAGCGTTCCGGATCGGAGAAATCATCAGTCGGTCGCAGCCATCGGAATGGCGATGGGTGCCAACCAAGGTAAATGTTGCGGAACAGCTAACCAAATGGAATAAAGGGCCACAGCTCGGTTCGGATAGTTCTTGGTTCCAAGGTCCTCAATTTTTGCGCAGACCGGAACCGGAATGGCCACTACCACAACCAAAACCCCCAAATGTGGAAGAAGAGATGAGAGCGGCTTTCCTGTTACATGATATAGAAGTCCAAAGCACGTTAGTGGACGTTTTAAGGTTTTCCAAGTGGAACGTTCTCGTCAGAACGCTGGCTTGTGTGAAGAGGTTCATCGACAATCTACGAGCAAAGCGAGAAGGAAAGGCAATCGAAGTTGTGCCGGCATCACAGAAGGTTAGAGCATCGATCTTGAAGAAGCTGTCGATAATCGAAAAACCGTTGGACCGCGATGAATATCAATTCGCGGAAAGTTGTCTGTTTAAATTGGCTCAGGTAGAAGCGTATCCCGACGAAGTCAGAACTTTGATAAAAAGTCGTCAAGCAGAGGGGCCAGTCAGATGCAATATGGAAAAGAACAGTCCACTCTACAAAGTGTCACCGATCCTAGATGAACTCGACGTCATTCGCATGGAAGGAAGGTTGGCAGCAGCGGAGTTTCTTCCGTTTGAGCTGCGTTACCCGATAGTGCTTCCGAAAGGTCACCAGATCACACGCAAATTGTTGGACCATTATCACCAAAAGTACGGACACGCAGGCCGAGAAACGCTAACAAACGAAATTCGACAGAGGTTCTACGTGTCCCATCTTCGAGCTGAGGTGAGGAAGGTTGTGGATAATTGTGTATGGTGCAAAACAAGAAATTGCAAACCAAAAGCACAAAGGATGGCACCGTTACCAGTACAACGCGTGACCCCTAATCTGCGTCCGTTTAGCTTCACTGGAGTCGATTTTTTTGGGCCTTTGCTTGTTACTGTTGGTCGGCGTGTGGAGAAACGGTGGGTGGCATTGTTCACCTGTCTTGTGACAAGAGCAATTCACCTAGAAGTCGCCCATAGTTTGTCGAGTCAGGCGTGCTTGATGGCGATAAGACGATTTGCTTGTCGGCGAGGTATGCCAACGGAGTTCTTCTCGGACAATGGGACAAATTTTGTAGCAGCGAGCAAGGAGGTGATTCAAACTATCGTTATAAGATGCAAAGAAGCATTTACAGATGCAAGAACAAGATGGAACTTTAATCCACCGGCAGCTCCCCATATGGGCGGGGCATGGGAGCGACTCGTTCGATCAGCGAAAGAAGCGTTGTCAGCGTTGGACGATGGACGAAAGCTAACCGATGAGGtgttgttgacggttttgactgAGGCGGAAGATGCGATAAATTCGAGGCCATTAACGTACATGCCCCAGGAATCGGATACGGACGAAGCACTGTCGCCAAATCATTTCCTTCGAGGTTATCCGCCAGGTGGCGCGGAGTCGTACGTCGTTCCAGTAAACGAAGCAGAAGCATTGCGGGATAGCTACAAGCGATCTCAGTTGTTAGCGGAGAAACTTTGGCAGAGGTGGCTGTTGGAGTACTTACCGTTCATCAATAAACGTACAAAGTGGTATGTCGATCGAGAACCAATAAAGCCTGGAGTCGTAGTATATATTGCGGATAGCGAGAACAGGAAAACATGGGTTCGTGGAGTTGTGGAGGAAGTTGTAAAGGGCATAGATGGTCGTGTCAGGCAAGCGGTAGTGCGGACGACCAAGGGTGTCTACAAACGACCGGTTACGAGGTTGGCGGTGCCCGAATTCGAAGTCTGTAAGTCTGGCTACAATCCGTGA